The stretch of DNA CAAGCATGTTCAGGTGTTTCTGCATTGCAATTAGGAAAGTTGATTCATGCATATATACTTAGAAGAGGTCTTGATTCTATACTCCCAGTTCTTAGTGCCCTTATAACAATGTATGGAAGATGTGGTGAGATTGCATTGGGACAACGAGTGTTTGATAATATGAAGAAGCGTGATGTTGTTTCGTGGAACTCTTTGATTTCTATTTATGGTATTCATGGTTTTGGAAAGAAAGCaatccaaatttttgaaaatatgatccACCAAGGAGTTACACCAAGTTACATATCGTTTATTACTGTTTTGGGTGCTTGCAGTCATGCTGGCCTTGTTGAGGAAGGAAAGATGTTGTTTGAATCTATGCATAGAAAGTACAGGATACATCCAGGCATGGAGCATTATGCTTGTATGGTGGATCTTCTTGGTCGAGCTAACAGGTTAGATGAAGCCATTAAAGTAATAGAAGATATGCGATTAGAGCCTGGACCCACGGTCTGGGGGTCGCTTCTTGGAGCTTGTAGGATTCATTGTAATGTCGAACTTGCAGAGAGAGCAAGCTCTAAGCTTTTTGAGTTGGAGCCTACTAACGCTGGCAATTATGTGCTTTTAGCAGACGTCTATGCAGGAGCTCAGATGTGGAATGAAGTAAAGAATGTGAGGAAGCTATTGGAAACTCGCAGCCTGCAAAAGATTCCTGGTTGCAGTTGGACTGaagtcaaaagaaaaatatattcatTTAACTCTGTTGACGAGTGTAATCCGCAAATAGAAGAGCTCCGAGCTTTTCTAATTAAGTTGTCAACCGAGATGAAGGAGAGGGGTTATGTCCCACAAACAGATGTAGTTCTTTATGACCttgatgaagaagagaaggaaagaaTTCTATTGGGACACAGTGAAAAGCTTGCTGTGGCTTTTGGGCTCATTAACACTGCAAAAGGCGAAACCATAAGGATCACAAAAAACCTGAGATTATGTGAAGACTGTCATGCTGTTACAAAGTTCATTTCCAAGTTTGCTAATAGAGAGATTCTTGTTAGAGATGTGAACCGCTTCCACCATTTTAGAGATGGAGTTTGTTCCTGTGCTGACTATTGGTAGTAGTTCATTTGAGGAACACTGATGTTAAAATTGCTCAAGTTAACTATAGCAAGAGAGGTTAAAATGATGCTATGGTTTCAAACACAGTAAATGACTCTTCTGTTTGTCTAATCAAAACTGAACACTTCTATAGATAGTGACCggatttctttttatcttatatcaAATTACTAATTACTAATTGCATACAAAGCTTACAAGTTTCATAGTTGTgattgtagaagaagaaaggtacATTATTGCCTTAGGTTATAGAATTGTGTTTTAATGGATTCATTTACGCCATTGAGATGCTTTGGTGTTTTAATGGCCTCGTCATATATAAACGTTTTCATGTGCTTCATATTTTTTTCCTCCTAGAATATATCCACTTTTATTGGATAGATGTTGAGAGCTGAAAAATAGACATTTGCCCTTCATTGTCAAGAATGAAGACATGGGTTAACAATTAGTGATTAGTCTGTGCCTAGTAGTATAATCTTTTGTAAAGAAAAAACATGCTTAGAAAATGAGACATAGAGCACcaagtttaaattatttaatacaagataTAATtctcaaataatataaatataagattaataatttaactatgaatttagcataaaatcgTGCAATTTCTTTCGTGctaaaaacaaaacaacaatgttattttagaaaaaaaaaaaaaacaatgctAGGGCCAGCAACTTTTGTAATTGGTAGCCAGCaaatagccatcaatgatgatttaatggtgtgagattggtgtgagatttcatccaatgactcacatttctctgctggttatatgctggccaaaattcaacaaaactgcTGGCCTTCTAGActtttcccaaaaaaaaaaaacaaaaataaaaccacATTATTTGCACACCAGAAGAAGTTGATATTTGCCTTGAACATTAATCCTTTACTATCAATTCAGGTTATAATTTTCGTTTATTTCTCGTTACTTTCTcctcttaatatataaaaatagatgGATAAATTTATCCACATTATTTTTAAGATATATTTCTCCTTCTACTAATATTACGTTAATAATATTGCTTATTtgacaaaattttagaattaatcatttaatttttaccaaatcaaattattatt from Arachis duranensis cultivar V14167 chromosome 4, aradu.V14167.gnm2.J7QH, whole genome shotgun sequence encodes:
- the LOC107486566 gene encoding pentatricopeptide repeat-containing protein At3g46790, chloroplastic — its product is MWVLQSSQIGRQTTFQSHLCYPALASSRLPVSFVALNHSANPEKDIKSSNNQLIQSLCRGGNLKQAIQVLSSELNPTQQTYELLIYSCAQQSSLSNGLEVHRHLANSVFSQDPFLATKLINMYNELGYVDHARKVFNETQEKTIYVWNALFRALAMVGCGEELLDLYGQMNWMGMASDRFTYTYVLKACVVSDLTICPLQKGKEIHAHILRHGFDTNIHVMTTLLDVYAKFGCVSYASFVFGAMPVKNFVSWSAMIACYAKNEMPMKALELFQQMMLEASDSVPNSVTMVSVLQACSGVSALQLGKLIHAYILRRGLDSILPVLSALITMYGRCGEIALGQRVFDNMKKRDVVSWNSLISIYGIHGFGKKAIQIFENMIHQGVTPSYISFITVLGACSHAGLVEEGKMLFESMHRKYRIHPGMEHYACMVDLLGRANRLDEAIKVIEDMRLEPGPTVWGSLLGACRIHCNVELAERASSKLFELEPTNAGNYVLLADVYAGAQMWNEVKNVRKLLETRSLQKIPGCSWTEVKRKIYSFNSVDECNPQIEELRAFLIKLSTEMKERGYVPQTDVVLYDLDEEEKERILLGHSEKLAVAFGLINTAKGETIRITKNLRLCEDCHAVTKFISKFANREILVRDVNRFHHFRDGVCSCADYW